In Antechinus flavipes isolate AdamAnt ecotype Samford, QLD, Australia chromosome 3, AdamAnt_v2, whole genome shotgun sequence, a genomic segment contains:
- the KIRREL2 gene encoding kin of IRRE-like protein 2, whose product MLPLGALLFFLLGCSAGHAPHFTQQPEDLEVVLGEEAILPCALSGYHGLVQWTKDGLALGGERDLPGWSRYWIAGDRASGHHDLHIGPVELGDEASYECQATQAALRSRPARLQVLVPPEAPEVLGAPTVALVAGVPGNLTCRTRGGARPTPELLWFRDGVRLEGASYSQTLLASGNLGAAESSLSITPSARDDGASFICQARSPALPRGKQTEVTLSLQYPPVVTLSAEPQTVPEGGKVTFLCRATAHPPVTGYRWAKGGSVLPGARGPLLEAKADASFLTEPVSCEVTNAVGSTNRSTALDVQFGPLLLSPPEPVAVDVGEDASFTCTWKGNPPPRVTWTRHGGTKVLGSGPTLRLAAVGPGDAGNYECRAEPGPSGVGGGLGEATLTVHGPPAVTALHSPPAALGAPARLECLVLGSPAPDAVVWSWGEGALASGARGRFLVETFPAPGAPRGGRRGLVSVLHISGTREPDFIRDFNCSARNRLGEAGARAGLTRSDPLPLVRIVAGVAAAAAALLLLLIAGGAHCCWRRGRGSRARISKRDILVQITDSDGSSPRAPEEEEESGREARVPSSESAGTSLPKQNDLAGDEEAGPESKDPTNGYYKVRGVSVSQDPGAALFSSPASPVFSGSPSGFYDLTPHLALFPPDLGGLYRPREGYLTTPYTRAFTSYVKPTPYGTPDPAPGPSPYSYTVIPVPGHQRLQTHV is encoded by the exons ATGCTTCCACTGGGCGcgcttctcttcttcctcctcggCTGCAGTGCAG GCCACGCTCCCCACTTCACACAGCAACCAGAGGACCTAGAGGTTGTCCTGGGGGAGGAGGCCATCCTCCCCTGCGCGCTCAGCGGCTACCACGGCTTGGTTCAGTGGACAAAGGATGGCTTAGCCCTAGGGGGTGAACGGGATCTGCCTG GGTGGTCCCGATACTGGATCGCAGGAGACAGGGCCAGTGGCCACCATGATCTGCACATTGGGCCAGTTGAACTTGGGGATGAAGCCTCCTATGAGTGCCAGGCTACCCAGGCTGCCCTTCGCTCGCGGCCGGCTCGGCTCCAAGTTCTTG TTCCCCCAGAAGCACCCGAGGTGCTAGGGGCTCCAACTGTGGCTCTAGTTGCTGGGGTTCCTGGGAACCTGACCTGCCGGACCCGAGGTGGCGCTCGCCCCACCCCTGAGCTGCTCTGGTTTCGGGACGGTGTTCGTCTGGAGGGAGCCAGCTACAGCCAG acCCTGCTGGCCAGCGGGAACTTGGGAGCAGCGGAGAGCTCTCTCTCAATCACCCCCTCTGCCCGGGATGATGGCGCCTCCTTCATCTGCCAGGCCCGGAGCCCAGCCCTGCCCAGGGGCAAACAGACTGAAGTCACCCTCAGCCTGCAGT ATCCCCCCGTGGTGACTCTGTCTGCCGAGCCCCAGACAGTGCCTGAGGGTGGGAAGGTCACCTTTCTGTGCAGAGCAACAGCCCATCCCCCAGTCACTGGCTACAG GTGGGCGAAAGGGGGATCTGTGCTTCCCGGAGCTCGGGGGCCTCTGTTGGAGGCAAAAGCTGATGCTTCCTTCCTGACTGAACCTGTGTCCTGCGAGGTGACCAACGCCGTGGGCAGTACCAACCGGAGCACAGCACTGGATGTGCAGT TCggccccctcctcctctccccacctGAGCCAGTGGCAGTGGATGTGGGGGAAGACGCCTCTTTCACCTGCACCTGGAAGGGGAACCCGCCCCCCAGAGTGACCTGGACCCGCCATGGGGGGACGAAG GTCCTGGGCTCGGGGCCCACGTTGCGCCTAGCGGCTGTGGGGCCGGGGGATGCAGGAAATTATGAGTGTCGAGCGGAGCCAGGCCCCTCAGGAGTGGGGGGCGGCCTGGGGGAGGCAACACTGACTGTGCATG GCCCCCCCGCAGTGACTGCTCTGCATTCGCCCCCGGCTGCCCTGGGAGCCCCTGCCCGGCTGGAGTGTTTAGTGCTCGGCTCTCCAGCCCCCGACGCGGTG GTCTGGTCCTGGGGCGAGGGCGCCCTGGCCTCGGGAGCTCGAGGCCGCTTCCTAGTGGAGACATTCCCCGCCCCAGGGGCCCCGCGCGGGGGCCGCCGGGGGCTGGTCTCGGTGCTGCACATCTCCGGGACTCGGGAACCGGACTTCATCCGGGACTTCAACTGCAGCGCTCGCAACCGCCTGGGCGAGGCCGGAGCCCGGGCTGGCCTGACCCGCAGTG ACCCACTGCCCCTGGTGCGCATCGTGGCCGGAGTGGCTGCGGCGGCCGCCgccttgctgctgctgctgatcgCGGGGGGCGCCCACTGCTGCTGGCGCCGAGGCCGAG gCTCCAGAGCCAGGATCTCCAAGCGGGACATACTAGTGCAAATCACCGACAGCGACGGTTCCAGCCCTCGGGCgcccgaggaggaggaggaaagcgGCCGGGAAGCCCGG GTCCCCAGCAGCGAGTCCGCCGGCACGTCCCTCCCCAAGCAGAACGATCTCGCGGGCGACGAAGAGGCGGGGCCTGAGTCCAAG GATCCCACTAATGGCTACTATAAGGTTCGAGGTGTGAGTGTGAGCCAGGACCCTGGAGCCGCCCTGTTCTCCTCTCCAGCATCTCCCGTCTTCTCGGGCAGTCCTTCTGGCTTCTATGACCTGACCCCTCACCTGGCCTTATTCCCCCCAGACCTGGGTGGTCTCTACCGGCCTCGGGAGGGTTACCTCACCACTCCCTACACCCGAGCTTTCACCAGCTACGTCAAACCCACCCCCTACGGAACCCCTGACCCGGCTCCGGGGCCCTCGCCTTATTCCTACACGGTCATCCCCGTTCCTGGCCACCAGCGCCTTCAGACCCACGTGTGA